In a single window of the Nocardiopsis composta genome:
- a CDS encoding LysR family transcriptional regulator: MNQVHVQQIECLIVLSEELHFGRAAERLGYSRSRVSQLVAALERRVGVRLVQRTSRRVALTRFGAQFVEEVRPAYEALAATFARARDRAMRGALRELRIGFHGSLYEEVAEAFRRLRARHEVTVTLSEIPLGSPFSAVLEGRLDAVMVELPVHEAELTVGYRFPPQDRLLAVAAAHPLADREQVHVEELAELDILHPAGDAPDYWMAARVPPTTPAGAPIRSSAGISTVQEGLALVAGGEHAMLVCRPLAEHTPRSDMRCLPIKGLDEPSQMGLIWRTADAAPQLAILARLLDEEYGREAEAAAPETAGERRTPVGAGID, encoded by the coding sequence ATGAACCAGGTGCACGTCCAGCAGATCGAGTGCCTGATCGTGCTGTCGGAGGAACTCCACTTCGGCCGTGCCGCCGAGCGCCTGGGGTATTCCCGCAGCCGGGTCAGCCAACTCGTCGCCGCGCTCGAACGCCGGGTCGGCGTCCGCCTGGTCCAGCGGACCAGCCGGCGGGTGGCCCTCACCCGGTTCGGCGCGCAGTTCGTCGAGGAGGTCCGGCCCGCCTACGAGGCGCTGGCCGCCACCTTCGCCCGGGCCCGCGACCGGGCGATGCGCGGGGCGCTGCGCGAGCTGCGCATCGGCTTCCACGGCAGCCTCTACGAGGAGGTCGCCGAGGCCTTCCGCCGCCTGCGCGCCCGGCACGAGGTGACGGTCACGCTGAGCGAGATCCCGCTCGGCTCGCCGTTCTCGGCGGTCCTGGAGGGGCGGCTGGACGCGGTGATGGTCGAGCTCCCGGTGCACGAGGCCGAGCTGACCGTCGGGTACCGCTTCCCGCCGCAGGACCGGCTGCTCGCCGTCGCCGCCGCGCACCCGCTCGCCGACCGGGAGCAGGTGCACGTCGAGGAGCTGGCGGAGCTGGACATCCTGCACCCGGCCGGGGACGCCCCGGACTACTGGATGGCCGCCCGCGTCCCGCCGACCACGCCGGCGGGCGCGCCGATCCGCTCCAGCGCGGGCATCAGCACGGTCCAGGAGGGCCTGGCCCTGGTCGCCGGCGGCGAGCACGCCATGCTGGTCTGCCGCCCGCTGGCCGAGCACACGCCCCGCAGCGACATGCGCTGCCTGCCGATCAAGGGCCTGGACGAGCCGTCGCAGATGGGGCTGATCTGGCGCACCGCCGACGCCGCCCCGCAGCTGGCCATCCTCGCCCGGCTCCTCGACGAGGAGTACGGCCGCGAGGCGGAGGCGGCCGCGCCGGAGACGGCGGGGGAGCGCCGCACCCCGGTGGGTGCCGGCATCGACTAG
- the asnB gene encoding asparagine synthase (glutamine-hydrolyzing), translated as MCGIAGWIDYAGVGPDAEIIAERMNGAQYHRGPDGGGTWLSRFAVLAHRRLAVIDVQNGAQPMAFPGTPDSEARLVLTYNGELYNYRELRKELEARGHRFRTAGDTEVVLTAWAEWGPKAVERFNGIFAFAVWDAEDRALWLVRDHLGVKPLHYHRDGGRLVFGSEAKAVLAHPEVETAVDEDGLRQLALPLLKFPGANPYAGVAEVLPGHLLRFSADGVRTVRYWDIREHVVRQEPEEAPEAAAERLRELLQDTVARQTIADVPLCTFLSGGLDSSVVTAIANRLPRGRAVNSFSVDFTDAAGSADSRSALDRLHAREAAEHIGSEHANIVLDSALLADGGVRDGAVAARDLPNGFGDLDTSLLLLCREIRRHATVALSGEAADEILGGYLWFHEPRAVQARTFPWIADSPAHGYLHQRVLATLDPGLVRRLRLEEYLHDTYSSALAGLDFDPGIAPEERRHREIIHLAVTYFLPMLLDRNDRLSMSSGLEVRVPFCDHRVVEHVVALSSGTHNAGGREKGVLRDAASDLLPAGVLERKKSPYPTTPDPDYSRNLGKNLSEVLSDPPDGLADIFKAEMLDPERITDSARSHGLVSNFEGEVILNFASWMRQYRPRIAVH; from the coding sequence ATGTGCGGGATAGCGGGATGGATCGACTACGCGGGCGTCGGCCCCGACGCGGAAATCATCGCGGAGCGCATGAACGGCGCCCAATACCACCGGGGCCCCGACGGCGGTGGAACATGGCTCTCCCGGTTCGCCGTCCTCGCGCACCGGCGCCTGGCCGTGATCGACGTGCAGAACGGCGCGCAGCCGATGGCCTTTCCCGGAACCCCGGATTCCGAGGCGCGCCTCGTCCTCACCTACAACGGGGAACTCTACAATTACCGGGAACTCCGCAAGGAGCTGGAGGCGCGCGGCCACCGGTTCCGGACCGCCGGCGACACCGAGGTCGTCCTCACCGCCTGGGCCGAATGGGGGCCGAAGGCCGTCGAGCGGTTCAACGGCATATTCGCCTTCGCCGTCTGGGACGCCGAGGACCGGGCGCTCTGGCTGGTCCGCGACCACCTCGGCGTCAAACCGCTGCACTACCACCGCGACGGGGGCCGGCTGGTCTTCGGCTCCGAGGCCAAGGCCGTCCTCGCCCACCCGGAGGTGGAGACCGCCGTCGACGAGGACGGGCTGCGCCAGCTCGCCCTCCCCCTGCTCAAGTTCCCCGGAGCCAACCCCTACGCCGGCGTCGCCGAGGTCCTCCCCGGGCACCTGCTGCGGTTCTCCGCCGACGGGGTGAGGACCGTCCGCTACTGGGACATCCGGGAGCACGTCGTCCGCCAGGAACCGGAGGAGGCCCCCGAGGCGGCCGCCGAGCGCCTGCGCGAGCTGCTGCAGGACACGGTCGCCCGGCAGACCATCGCCGACGTGCCGCTGTGCACCTTCCTCTCCGGCGGCCTGGACTCCTCGGTGGTCACCGCGATCGCCAACCGGCTGCCCCGCGGCCGGGCGGTCAACTCCTTCTCGGTGGACTTCACCGACGCGGCCGGCTCCGCCGACTCCCGCTCCGCCCTGGACCGGCTGCACGCCCGCGAAGCCGCCGAGCACATCGGCTCCGAGCACGCCAACATCGTGCTGGACAGCGCCCTGCTCGCCGACGGCGGCGTCCGGGACGGCGCCGTGGCCGCGCGCGACCTGCCCAACGGCTTCGGCGACCTGGACACCAGCCTGCTCCTGCTCTGCCGGGAGATCCGCAGGCACGCCACGGTCGCGCTGTCCGGGGAGGCGGCCGACGAGATCCTCGGCGGCTACCTGTGGTTCCACGAGCCCCGGGCGGTGCAGGCGCGGACCTTCCCGTGGATCGCGGACAGCCCCGCCCACGGCTACCTGCACCAGCGCGTCCTGGCCACCCTCGACCCCGGCCTGGTGCGGCGGCTGCGCCTGGAGGAGTACCTGCACGACACCTACTCCTCCGCCCTGGCCGGCCTGGACTTCGACCCGGGCATCGCCCCGGAGGAGCGGCGCCACCGGGAGATCATCCACCTCGCCGTCACCTACTTCCTGCCGATGCTGCTGGACCGCAACGACCGGCTCAGCATGAGCAGCGGGCTGGAGGTCCGGGTCCCGTTCTGCGACCACCGGGTCGTCGAGCACGTCGTCGCCCTCTCCAGCGGCACCCACAACGCCGGCGGCCGGGAGAAGGGCGTGCTGCGCGACGCCGCCTCCGACCTGCTCCCGGCCGGCGTGCTGGAACGGAAGAAATCGCCCTACCCGACCACCCCCGACCCCGACTACTCGCGCAACCTCGGCAAGAACCTCTCCGAAGTGCTCAGCGACCCGCCGGACGGCCTCGCCGACATATTCAAGGCGGAGATGCTGGACCCCGAGCGGATCACCGACAGCGCCAGATCGCACGGGCTGGTCAGCAATTTCGAAGGCGAAGTGATCCTCAATTTCGCCTCGTGGATGCGGCAGTACCGGCCGCGCATCGCCGTGCACTGA
- a CDS encoding aspartate aminotransferase family protein, translating into MPPSDIQQKTRDHLWLHFTNHANLTGGGEVPVITRAEGAHFWDDRGKKFLDGLSGLFAVNAGHGRPELAEAAARQLRELDYFPIWGSVHPRAAELAEALAERAPGDLNRVFFTNSGSESVETAWKLAKQYFAAIGQPGRHKVISRDLAYHGTTHGALSITSLPPLRAPFEPLVPSGHRVPTTDAYRAPGHLAGDEEALGRWAADRIAEAIEFEGPETVAAIFLEPVQNSGAAIPPPRGYFERVREIADRYGVLLVADEVITAFGRIGDFFAINRFGVVPDIITGAKGLTSGYVPAGATIAGDRLFEPFTAEENTFLHGLTFAGHPVAAAVGLETIALFEREKLNERVRENESRFRSTLERLRDLPIVGDVRGAGYFWGVVLAKDADTRERFAPEEQRRLLHELLGPALREAGLHARLDERGDPAVLLAPPTIAGQPEFDFIEQVLRSALSEAWQKL; encoded by the coding sequence ATGCCGCCGAGCGACATCCAACAGAAGACCCGCGACCACCTATGGCTGCATTTCACCAACCACGCGAACCTGACGGGCGGGGGAGAGGTCCCGGTCATCACCCGCGCCGAAGGCGCCCATTTCTGGGACGACCGGGGAAAGAAATTCCTCGACGGCCTCTCCGGGCTGTTCGCGGTCAACGCCGGCCACGGCCGCCCCGAGCTCGCCGAGGCCGCGGCCCGCCAGCTCCGCGAACTCGACTACTTCCCGATCTGGGGCAGCGTCCACCCGCGCGCCGCGGAACTCGCCGAGGCGCTCGCCGAACGCGCCCCCGGCGACCTCAACCGGGTGTTCTTCACCAACAGCGGAAGCGAGAGCGTCGAGACCGCCTGGAAGCTCGCCAAGCAGTACTTCGCCGCCATCGGGCAGCCCGGCCGGCACAAGGTGATCAGCCGCGACCTCGCCTACCACGGGACCACGCACGGAGCGCTGTCCATCACCTCCCTGCCGCCGCTGCGCGCACCGTTCGAACCCCTGGTGCCCAGCGGCCACCGGGTGCCGACCACCGACGCCTACCGGGCCCCCGGCCACCTCGCCGGGGACGAGGAGGCCCTGGGCCGCTGGGCCGCGGACCGGATCGCCGAGGCCATCGAGTTCGAGGGCCCGGAGACCGTCGCCGCGATCTTCCTCGAACCCGTGCAGAACTCCGGCGCGGCGATCCCGCCGCCGCGCGGCTACTTCGAGCGGGTCCGCGAGATCGCCGACCGCTACGGGGTGCTGCTCGTCGCCGACGAGGTCATCACCGCCTTCGGCCGGATCGGCGACTTCTTCGCGATCAACCGCTTCGGCGTCGTCCCCGACATCATCACCGGGGCCAAGGGCCTCACCTCCGGCTACGTCCCCGCCGGGGCGACCATCGCCGGCGACCGCCTCTTCGAGCCGTTCACCGCCGAGGAGAACACCTTCCTGCACGGCCTCACCTTCGCCGGGCACCCGGTCGCCGCCGCCGTCGGCCTGGAGACCATCGCGCTCTTCGAGCGGGAGAAGCTCAACGAGCGGGTCCGGGAGAACGAGTCGCGCTTCCGCTCCACCCTGGAGAGACTCCGCGACCTGCCGATCGTCGGCGACGTCCGCGGCGCCGGCTACTTCTGGGGCGTCGTACTGGCCAAGGACGCCGACACCCGCGAGCGGTTCGCCCCCGAAGAGCAGCGCCGCCTGCTGCACGAACTGCTCGGCCCCGCGCTGCGCGAGGCCGGCCTGCACGCCCGCCTCGACGAGCGCGGCGACCCCGCCGTCCTCCTCGCCCCTCCGACCATCGCCGGGCAGCCGGAGTTCGACTTCATCGAACAGGTGCTGCGCTCGGCGCTCAGCGAAGCATGGCAGAAGCTCTGA
- a CDS encoding ABC transporter permease, which yields MAEALTPGRPGPAPARRAAPGRSLAAYLLRRCGYFAVVVLAVYTLSFLLLYALPSDPVALMLERRSSGAGGSSPERLEALRAQYGLDRPLPERYAETLGRLLTGDLGTSFQSGRPVPEVLAAAAPSTIALAAAALAIALPLSAALALATSWRPGGRLHRILVNVPALIAGIPAFWLGLLLLQVFSFQLRWAPSTGGTGASGLALPALALALPVTAALTAVLVRSLDEVQRAGFVELLRARGLPWHRIYLHHVARNALLPFVTLVGLTVGGVLVGTVITETVFARAGLGRLLASAVQTQDAPVVLAIAMLAAVVFAAANLAVDLLYPVLDPRLRRRQGGKHP from the coding sequence ATGGCAGAAGCTCTGACCCCGGGACGGCCCGGGCCCGCCCCCGCCAGGCGGGCGGCGCCCGGCCGGTCCCTCGCCGCCTACCTGCTCCGCCGCTGCGGCTACTTCGCGGTGGTGGTGCTGGCCGTGTACACCCTGTCCTTCCTGCTGCTCTACGCGCTGCCGAGCGACCCGGTCGCCCTCATGCTGGAGCGGCGCTCCTCCGGAGCCGGCGGAAGCAGCCCCGAGCGGCTCGAAGCGCTGCGCGCGCAGTACGGGCTGGACCGGCCGCTGCCCGAGCGCTACGCCGAGACCCTCGGCCGGCTGCTCACCGGGGACCTCGGCACCTCCTTCCAGTCCGGCCGACCGGTACCGGAGGTGCTGGCCGCCGCCGCACCGAGCACCATCGCGCTGGCCGCCGCCGCGCTGGCCATCGCGCTGCCGCTCTCGGCCGCACTGGCGCTGGCCACCTCCTGGCGCCCCGGCGGCCGGCTGCACCGGATCCTGGTGAACGTCCCGGCGCTCATCGCCGGCATCCCCGCGTTCTGGCTCGGCCTCCTGCTGCTGCAGGTCTTCTCCTTCCAGCTGCGCTGGGCGCCGTCGACCGGCGGCACCGGCGCCTCCGGGCTGGCCCTGCCCGCCCTCGCCCTGGCCCTGCCGGTGACCGCGGCGCTCACCGCCGTCCTGGTGCGCAGCCTGGACGAGGTGCAGCGGGCCGGCTTCGTGGAGCTGCTGCGCGCCCGCGGCCTGCCCTGGCACCGCATCTACCTGCACCACGTGGCCCGCAACGCGCTCCTGCCGTTCGTCACCCTGGTCGGCCTGACGGTGGGCGGCGTGCTGGTCGGCACGGTCATCACCGAGACCGTGTTCGCCCGCGCCGGCCTGGGGCGGCTGCTCGCCTCGGCGGTGCAGACCCAGGACGCGCCCGTCGTGCTGGCCATCGCGATGCTGGCGGCCGTGGTGTTCGCCGCCGCCAACCTCGCCGTCGACCTCCTCTACCCCGTCCTCGATCCGAGGCTCCGGCGCCGACAAGGCGGAAAGCACCCATGA
- a CDS encoding ABC transporter permease, with translation MTTTTSTPARPRRRTAVPWTAAAVLALIGLAALAPGLIAPADPFAEDITARLLPPSAAHLFGTDELGRDLFSRVVHGARTSLATALLALAFALALSLLIGLLAGYLGGPLDRALMAAVDVLLALPSLLISLLIVFALGTGPVELAIAVGLASVPAFARVTRAEVLRISSQPFVEAARGYGLARHRILLRHVLPHARGPITALSALELATIVLSVSALSFLGYGTRPPDPEWGNLIAEGRAHFATAWWLTALPGVVLVCLVLALHRVGRALGGGKAGPV, from the coding sequence ATGACCACGACCACGAGCACCCCCGCACGCCCCCGCAGGCGGACCGCGGTCCCCTGGACCGCGGCCGCCGTCCTCGCCCTGATCGGCCTGGCCGCCCTGGCCCCGGGGCTCATCGCCCCCGCCGACCCGTTCGCCGAGGACATCACCGCCCGCCTGCTGCCGCCCTCCGCCGCCCACCTGTTCGGCACCGACGAACTCGGCCGCGACCTGTTCAGCCGGGTGGTGCACGGAGCGCGGACGAGCCTGGCCACCGCCCTGCTCGCGCTGGCCTTCGCACTCGCCCTGAGCCTGCTGATCGGCCTGCTCGCGGGCTACCTCGGCGGCCCGCTCGACCGTGCCCTGATGGCCGCCGTCGACGTGCTGCTGGCACTGCCCTCCCTGCTGATCTCGCTGCTCATCGTCTTCGCGCTGGGCACCGGCCCGGTCGAACTCGCGATCGCGGTGGGCCTGGCATCGGTGCCCGCCTTCGCCCGGGTCACCCGGGCCGAGGTGCTCCGGATCAGCTCGCAGCCCTTCGTGGAGGCGGCGCGCGGCTACGGGCTGGCCCGGCACCGCATCCTGCTGCGGCACGTGCTGCCGCACGCCCGCGGCCCGATCACCGCGCTGAGCGCCCTGGAGCTGGCCACCATCGTGCTCTCGGTCTCCGCGCTCAGCTTCCTCGGCTACGGCACCCGGCCGCCCGACCCCGAGTGGGGCAACCTCATCGCCGAGGGGCGCGCCCACTTCGCGACCGCGTGGTGGCTGACCGCCCTGCCCGGGGTGGTGCTGGTCTGCCTGGTGCTCGCCCTGCACCGGGTCGGCCGCGCGCTCGGCGGAGGGAAGGCGGGCCCGGTATGA
- a CDS encoding dipeptide ABC transporter ATP-binding protein, translating to MSTETSTETAPRPLLRLDGLHVSYPAARGRAGTAAVEDLSVEVPRGSTTAIVGESGSGKSTTLHALLGLLPRTARAGHRRLEFCDRDGEPRTVDDPRALRGRRVGLIPQDPGRALDPLVRIDGHFRELHRHFSGIKGREESRRRAAAALESVGVDRPALRLRQYPHELSGGLRQRILIALALAGEPRLLLADEPTSDLDATVQRRVLDLLDRIRAERGLSTLLVTHDIAVAAERADRLLVMRAGRVVESGPTADVLGDPQHPYTRQLLESVPGRLPARPAPDPAAPPPVVLEARGLSRSFGPARGAGRIDAVQDVGFRLHRGRTLAVVGESGAGKSTLLRLLTRLERPDRGTVLLDGEQIGPGRAAAAAFTRRVQLVYQNPAGSLNPSLPIGRAVAEPLEAHRIGTAASRARRARDLLEQVGLPADAADRLPSRLSGGQLQRAAIARALALEPDVVVLDEPVSALDQAVQFALLRLLTELQDRLGLAYLLVSHDLGVVRAVAHEVLVLHRGRAEEHAPTEELFTDPKSPHTRALLEAVPALRIPPTPTLSERTTHQ from the coding sequence ATGAGCACCGAGACCAGCACCGAGACCGCCCCGCGCCCGCTGCTCCGGCTGGACGGCCTGCACGTGTCCTACCCGGCGGCGCGCGGCCGGGCAGGCACCGCCGCGGTCGAGGACCTCTCCGTCGAGGTGCCCCGGGGCAGCACCACCGCCATCGTCGGCGAATCCGGCTCCGGCAAGTCCACCACCCTGCACGCGCTCCTCGGGCTGCTGCCGCGCACCGCCCGGGCCGGCCACCGCCGGCTGGAGTTCTGCGACCGCGACGGCGAACCGCGCACCGTCGACGACCCGCGCGCCCTGCGCGGCCGGCGGGTCGGCCTGATCCCCCAGGACCCCGGCCGCGCACTGGACCCGCTGGTCCGCATCGACGGGCACTTCCGCGAACTGCACCGGCACTTCTCCGGGATCAAGGGCCGGGAGGAGAGCCGGCGGCGCGCGGCCGCCGCCCTGGAGTCGGTCGGCGTGGACCGCCCCGCGCTCCGGCTCCGCCAGTACCCCCACGAGCTCTCCGGAGGACTGCGCCAGCGGATCCTCATCGCGCTCGCCCTGGCCGGCGAACCCCGGCTGCTGCTCGCCGACGAACCGACCTCCGACCTCGACGCCACCGTGCAGCGGCGGGTGCTCGACCTCCTGGACCGGATACGCGCCGAACGCGGGCTGTCCACGCTGCTGGTCACGCACGACATCGCCGTCGCCGCCGAGCGCGCCGACCGGCTCCTGGTGATGCGCGCCGGCCGGGTCGTCGAATCCGGGCCCACCGCGGACGTGCTGGGCGACCCGCAGCACCCCTACACCCGGCAGCTGCTCGAATCGGTGCCGGGCCGGCTGCCGGCGCGCCCCGCCCCCGACCCGGCGGCACCGCCCCCGGTGGTGCTGGAGGCCCGCGGCCTGAGCAGGTCCTTCGGCCCGGCCAGGGGAGCCGGCCGGATCGACGCCGTACAGGACGTCGGATTCCGGCTGCACCGCGGCCGGACCCTGGCCGTCGTCGGCGAGTCCGGCGCCGGCAAGTCGACCCTGCTGCGCCTGCTCACCCGGCTGGAGCGGCCGGACCGCGGCACCGTGCTGCTGGACGGCGAGCAGATCGGCCCGGGCCGCGCCGCGGCCGCCGCGTTCACCCGCCGCGTCCAGCTGGTCTACCAGAACCCGGCCGGCAGCCTGAACCCGTCGCTGCCCATCGGCCGCGCCGTCGCCGAACCCCTGGAGGCGCACCGGATCGGCACCGCCGCCTCCCGCGCCCGGCGCGCCCGGGACCTGCTGGAACAGGTCGGCCTGCCCGCCGACGCCGCCGACCGGCTCCCGTCCCGGCTCTCCGGCGGCCAGCTGCAGCGGGCGGCGATCGCCCGCGCCCTGGCGCTCGAACCCGACGTGGTGGTGCTCGACGAACCGGTATCCGCGCTGGACCAGGCGGTGCAGTTCGCGCTCCTGCGGCTGCTCACCGAGCTGCAGGACCGGCTCGGCCTCGCCTACCTGCTGGTCTCGCACGACCTGGGCGTGGTCCGCGCCGTCGCCCACGAGGTGCTGGTCCTGCACCGCGGCCGCGCCGAAGAGCACGCCCCCACCGAAGAGCTGTTCACCGACCCGAAGAGCCCGCACACCCGGGCACTGCTGGAGGCCGTGCCGGCACTGCGCATCCCCCCGACCCCCACGCTGAGCGAGAGGACGACCCACCAGTGA
- a CDS encoding ABC transporter substrate-binding protein, with the protein MTPSTRTGLIAAPAAAALLLTGCAGGGGAAADGSDPAHLRVAYGWYPTCLDYAQSNPFALFGRQVLDTLLSENPDSGELEPYLAESWEVSDGGRTYEFTIREGVTFSNGEELTARVVADNFEKLWELAEQGAATTPGAYLRGYDRAEAADDSTVRVVFDEPNAGFLQANTEGQFGIIAPESLEKTPEQRCAEGTIGTGPFVLEEAVQDERLEYTKREGYDWAPAAFERTGEAALDRLTVQIVPEESVRAAGVVAGDHDLAYSITETGLSQAEGQEGVESVLAPDRSVVNTFVVNTSDPVLSDTAVRQAIQHGIDRAELAGTFYGEGVEPATDIVSQAHPYYTDRSDLLDHDPDRSRSLLEKAGWKEGGDGIRTKDGEPLEVELAYVAGTIGADAAGWEYVQSRLADIGIRLELTPVSDAEQADLHSSDDWQLAVYQGASRGDADGIAAFYSTDLTVWGAQAPRPEVDGLLAEQAETVDPEERRKLVDEAATAIIEEAYGIPLYDSSQVLLARSTVQDLTFPVNSWEPIFYRVEKG; encoded by the coding sequence GTGACACCCAGCACCCGAACGGGCCTGATCGCCGCCCCCGCGGCGGCCGCCCTCCTGCTCACCGGATGCGCCGGCGGCGGTGGCGCCGCCGCCGACGGCTCCGACCCCGCCCACCTGCGGGTCGCCTACGGCTGGTACCCCACCTGCCTGGACTACGCCCAGTCCAACCCGTTCGCGCTCTTCGGCCGGCAGGTCCTGGACACCCTGCTCAGCGAGAACCCCGACAGCGGCGAGCTGGAACCCTACCTGGCCGAGTCCTGGGAGGTCTCCGACGGCGGCCGGACCTATGAGTTCACCATCCGCGAGGGCGTGACCTTCAGCAACGGCGAGGAGCTGACCGCCCGGGTCGTCGCGGACAACTTCGAGAAGCTGTGGGAGCTGGCAGAGCAGGGCGCCGCCACCACCCCCGGCGCCTACCTGCGCGGCTACGACCGCGCCGAAGCCGCCGACGACAGCACCGTGCGGGTCGTCTTCGACGAGCCCAACGCCGGCTTCCTGCAGGCCAACACCGAAGGGCAGTTCGGCATCATCGCCCCGGAGTCGCTGGAGAAGACCCCCGAGCAGCGCTGCGCCGAGGGCACCATCGGCACCGGCCCGTTCGTCCTGGAGGAAGCCGTCCAGGACGAGCGCCTGGAGTACACCAAGCGCGAGGGGTACGACTGGGCGCCGGCCGCCTTCGAGCGCACCGGCGAGGCCGCCCTGGACCGGCTCACCGTGCAGATCGTCCCCGAGGAGAGCGTCCGCGCCGCGGGCGTCGTCGCCGGCGACCACGACCTCGCCTACTCCATCACCGAGACGGGGCTGTCCCAGGCGGAAGGGCAGGAGGGGGTGGAGAGCGTCCTGGCACCCGACCGCAGCGTGGTGAACACCTTCGTGGTCAACACCTCCGACCCGGTCCTCTCCGACACCGCGGTGCGCCAGGCCATCCAGCACGGCATCGACCGCGCCGAACTGGCCGGCACCTTCTACGGCGAAGGCGTGGAACCGGCCACCGACATCGTCTCCCAGGCCCACCCCTACTACACCGACCGCAGCGACCTGCTCGACCACGACCCCGACCGCAGCAGGTCGCTGCTGGAGAAGGCCGGCTGGAAGGAGGGCGGCGACGGGATCCGCACCAAGGACGGCGAGCCGCTGGAGGTGGAGCTGGCCTACGTCGCCGGCACGATCGGCGCCGACGCCGCGGGCTGGGAGTACGTGCAGAGCAGGCTCGCCGACATCGGCATCCGGCTGGAACTGACCCCCGTCTCCGACGCCGAGCAGGCCGACCTGCACTCCTCCGACGACTGGCAGCTCGCCGTCTACCAGGGCGCCAGCCGCGGCGACGCGGACGGGATCGCCGCCTTCTACTCCACCGACCTCACCGTGTGGGGAGCCCAGGCCCCCCGTCCCGAGGTCGACGGGCTCCTCGCCGAGCAGGCGGAGACCGTCGACCCCGAGGAGCGCCGGAAGCTGGTGGACGAGGCCGCGACGGCCATCATCGAGGAGGCCTACGGCATTCCGCTGTACGACTCCAGCCAGGTCCTGCTCGCCCGCAGCACGGTCCAGGACCTGACCTTCCCGGTCAACTCCTGGGAGCCGATCTTCTACCGCGTCGAGAAGGGGTGA
- a CDS encoding LLM class flavin-dependent oxidoreductase yields MTTSPDTGAGPPPAPRDTPMTLLNTQYLPSSRDWRTPAGRADSPFRADTFVREAQRAEAAGVDAFFHADFSGVDRANLRSGPPVNAFEPFQLAALVAAATTRIAVMPTVSTLYNHPFTFARNLASLDRISGGRAWVNVVSSFRSGTAIGMQRDVPKAKRHAQTEEFLTVARELWASWPPEALVPDPAGGRFIRDDLIADVQRSGEFYRQSGPIDMAPYSARFPFTLQATSSLEGLRLAARTADGVFAGTPTLGAARQLRRILRTEAERAGRSPDAVALLPGAFIQAVGSADQAERLAFAERQRRARAFGGRAALDELQARFPGLRLHGTAPGDRLPADVLPEDPDEVFAAHGSRYLPLWDVVQRRPRTAGEFAAEAISLNEHARFTGTPERIAEEMRRWYEEGGVDGFQFILGNGFEVLCEEIVPGLRKAAAR; encoded by the coding sequence GTGACCACCTCACCCGACACGGGGGCCGGCCCGCCCCCGGCCCCCCGCGACACCCCGATGACGCTGCTCAACACCCAGTACCTGCCGTCCAGCCGGGACTGGCGGACGCCCGCCGGACGCGCCGACTCGCCGTTCCGGGCCGACACCTTCGTCCGCGAGGCGCAGCGGGCCGAGGCCGCGGGCGTCGACGCCTTCTTCCACGCCGACTTCTCCGGCGTGGACCGGGCGAACCTGCGCTCCGGGCCGCCGGTCAACGCCTTCGAGCCGTTCCAGCTCGCCGCGCTGGTGGCGGCCGCCACCACCCGCATCGCCGTGATGCCGACCGTCTCCACGCTCTACAACCACCCCTTCACCTTCGCCCGGAACCTGGCCAGCCTGGACCGCATCTCCGGCGGCCGGGCGTGGGTGAACGTGGTCTCCTCGTTCCGCTCCGGGACCGCGATCGGCATGCAGCGCGACGTCCCCAAGGCCAAGCGGCACGCCCAGACCGAGGAGTTCCTCACCGTCGCCCGCGAGCTGTGGGCCAGCTGGCCGCCGGAGGCGCTGGTCCCCGACCCCGCCGGCGGCCGCTTCATCCGCGACGACCTCATCGCCGACGTGCAGCGCAGCGGCGAGTTCTACCGGCAGTCCGGGCCGATCGACATGGCCCCCTACTCCGCCCGGTTCCCGTTCACCCTGCAGGCCACCTCCTCCCTGGAGGGGCTGCGGCTGGCCGCCCGCACCGCCGACGGCGTGTTCGCCGGCACCCCCACCCTCGGCGCCGCCCGGCAGCTGCGCCGGATCCTCCGGACCGAGGCCGAGCGCGCCGGGCGTTCCCCGGACGCCGTCGCCCTGCTCCCCGGCGCCTTCATCCAGGCGGTCGGCTCGGCCGACCAGGCGGAGCGGCTCGCCTTCGCCGAGCGCCAGCGCCGCGCCCGCGCGTTCGGCGGCCGGGCCGCCCTGGACGAGCTGCAGGCCAGGTTCCCCGGGCTGCGGCTGCACGGAACGGCCCCCGGCGACCGGCTCCCCGCCGACGTGCTCCCCGAGGACCCCGACGAGGTCTTCGCCGCCCACGGGTCGCGCTACCTGCCGCTGTGGGACGTCGTCCAGCGGCGGCCGCGGACCGCGGGGGAGTTCGCCGCCGAGGCGATCTCGCTGAACGAGCACGCCCGCTTCACCGGGACGCCGGAGCGGATCGCCGAGGAGATGCGCCGCTGGTACGAGGAGGGCGGCGTGGACGGGTTCCAGTTCATCCTCGGCAACGGATTCGAGGTGCTCTGCGAGGAGATCGTGCCGGGGCTGCGCAAGGCCGCCGCCCGGTAG